In one window of Plasmodium cynomolgi strain B DNA, chromosome 13, whole genome shotgun sequence DNA:
- a CDS encoding hypothetical protein (putative): MTFYKCFILLKKYLCNPTSFKLLSLVCLDFSNLIFNYPFLRSYLSFCPNDRIKFLRSNIILHENVTANCYYNNYFSQKNDVGGLNLLCDDVWDRRGRYGIVREEGPGSSRREALPEEISSCVGEEAVSVRLAYSSRAMYSPQGLSNSQNQYVDSVGRLAPRSVVRGEVSPRARDPEGNEGERGSEFASYGQRGQYGHCFEAGVRDKRGLRSDSVAPSARVPFPYDEEAFCRNAPIDLCSSVAREATSSRGGDFHRSTSHRSASRISPCRRSNPKGDHRTCSHSSEDSFHAGRSGRHRRFLSQHDHLYMRKIVRSFNFIFNILEKTVTSCEMSLLNCKEAAGRGPQPSLGGRQTGERSTMDLRMGRPPVEPPPCDAPYVLAKNSYQENVGNMTNFIKEVVNKLESYFSEHFSRKDMKKHIEKLGRKKYTHFLYDSKAMRSLREAHDDSFFCCLEFLFLAYICSNYFSDHVCRSYKDCFKLFNFNNIWPSNQQIRVKILLSLIHLLLHEINVINLNSFFLQILKIILNKFYNHLDYNDLQMFQYIYMSLSNETLFSCFSICDEIRDAIRGSFGSVREFAYVFHLSRRRDAFSLCRLGCAGDLLGDDLFVKDLLDFLLGREAAARKGESPNVAEVPNGKGPNVEVPNGERPNVAELPSGDPLNETALWEDTPPSEWPHNETIRDDSAVGAWVDHFEKHGEDEQNGGHPKYHFDNFKSEASFEKNDFVFFKKREKEGREEKTKQGGGRGSRNNVLLHLDKKNTNGRKSLVKKASTWDEVEERQNNDTHTELHNSTSGRHTSMKENSEGEKSEEEKYKKMLHHFKVSKEDHIESNLNRQNEWLIRLKTWRDRYHYYANVKPDHYEAYNLEKEYYLPDELFETNCFILAEEKHQMRIGFNLEKNNYLFECLNLLRMIDLYMECRTSTCNRPLYFVKSVIITCLSVSYSKQLSVVYIHALIRLCLFELRMDNTHTSVCILLEILSHFEQITSYRNVLGIIFYLCGYSLLHQLNLQSERMQREGRKRELIREYHHYANVKRENWGSSQGCKLGRSTFVKSFNTPDISPIGRRGSHVCNKEEEGGDERASDSDSTNGGERAIGSVSTRERANLDRALSERSHRSSNYTPSPRVKEKTAPEGFARSVERGRSSCRKGSLSKGGSVKCARKLIPLVKNQIKITDYFSNVKNEKVQEALSDADSAISDSDIHLISSGKKCVKKRKKNDGLTDHVVEQRERPPTETNFEERKEQIYDSLEQINKKQFFYF, translated from the exons ATGACCTTttataaatgttttattcttttgaaaaaatatctttgCAATCCTACGTCATTCAAATTATTATCTTTGGTTTGCCTTGATTTTAGTAacctcatttttaattatccttttttaaggTCTTATCTTTCCTTCTGTCCGAATGAcagaattaaatttttgaggagtaatataattttgcatGAAAATGTGACAGCCAATTGTTAttacaataattattttagtCAGAAGAATGACGTGGGTGGATTAAATTTGTTGTGTGATGATGTATGGGATCGAAGGGGGCGTTATGGAATTGTGAGGGAGGAGGGACCAGGGAGCAGTCGTAGAGAGGCTTTACCGGAGGAAATTTCCAGCTGTGTGGGGGAAGAGGCGGTCTCCGTGCGCCTTGCCTACAGTTCACGTGCCATGTATAGCCCTCAAGGGTTGTCCAATTCTCAGAATCAGTATGTTGACTCTGTTGGGAGGCTTGCTCCTCGTTCCGTCGTCAGGGGGGAGGTGTCTCCGCGTGCCAGGGACCCGGAGGGAAACGAAGGGGAGAGGGGCTCCGAATTCGCTTCATACGGTCAACGTGGACAATACGGTCATTGCTTCGAAGCAGGTGTGCGGGATAAGCGCGGTTTGCGAAGTGACTCGGTAGCCCCCTCCGCCAGAGTGCCTTTCCCGTATGACGAAGAAGCCTTTTGCAGAAATGCGCCCATAGACCTCTGCAGCAGTGTGGCGCGAGAAGCCACCTCCAGCAGGGGGGGAGACTTCCACAG GAGTACGTCTCACAGAAGTGCGTCCCGCATAAGTCCATGTCGAAGAAGCAACCCCAAGGGGGACCATCGCACGTGCAGCCACTCCAGCGAGGACTCGTTTCACGCggggagaagtggaagacACCGCCGCTTTCTCAGTCAGCACGATCATTTGTACATGCGGAAAATTGTCCGAAGTttcaactttatttttaatatattggAGAAAACGGTGACCAGCTGCGAGATGTCCCTGCTCAATTGTAAGGAAGCGGCGGGGCGGGGCCCGCAGCCGTCATTGGGGGGGCGGCAAACTGGAGAGCGATCAACTATG GACCTGCGGATGGGCCGCCCCCCCGTGGAGCCCCCCCCGTGCGACGCGCCGTACGTCCTCGCGAAAAACAGCTACCAAGAAAACGTAGGCAATATGACCAACTTCATAAAGGAAGTGGTGAACAAGCTGGAATCGTATTTTAGCGAACATTTTAGCCGAAAGGATATGAAAAAGCACAttgaaaaattgggaagaaaaaagtacacccattttttatacgaCTCCAAGGCAATGAGATCGTTGAGAGAAGCACACGATGATTCGTTCTTCTGCTGTTtggagtttttatttttggcatACATTTGTTCCAACTATTTCTCCGACCATGTGTGTAGAAGCTACAAGGACTGCTTCAAATTGTTTAACTTCAATAACATTTGGCCAAGCAACCAGCAGATAAGGGTGAAGATTTTACTCTCGCTGATACATCTCCTTCTTCACGAGATTAACGTCATAAATTTGaacagcttttttttacagattttaaaaataattttgaataaattttacaaCCATTTGGATTACAACGATCTGCAGATGTTtcagtacatatatatgagtCTGTCTAATGAGACATTGTTTTCTtgtttctccatttgtgATGAGATTAGGGATGCTATCCGGGGTAGCTTCGGCTCGGTGAGGGAATTTGCTTATGTCTTTCACTTATCCAGGAGGAGGGACGCCTTTTCGCTGTGTCGCCTTGGCTGCGCGGGGGACCTCCTCGGGGACGACCTTTTCGTCAAGGACCTTTTGGACTTCCTTCTGGGGAGGGAAGCGGCGGCGCGAAAGGGGGAGAGCCCAAACGTGGCAGAGGTGCCCAATGGGAAGGGGCCAAACGTGG AGGTGCCCAATGGGGAGAGGCCAAACGTGGCAGAGTTGCCCAGTGGGGACCCCCTCAACGAGACTGCCCTGTGGGAGGACACGCCCCCCAGTGAGTGGCCACACAACGAAACAATTAGAGATGACTCTGCTGTGGGTGCATGGGTTGACCACTTTGAGAAGCACGGAGAGgatgagcaaaatggaggtCACCCAAAGTACCACTTTGATAATTTCAAAAGTGAGGCATCCTTTGAGAAAAAcgactttgttttttttaaaaaaagggagaaggagggaagagaggaaaaaacgaaacaaggggggggaagaggaagtagaa ATAACGTACTCCTCCActtagataaaaaaaatacgaatgGGAGGAAAAGCCTAGTGAAGAAAGCCTCCACATGGGATGAAGTAGAAGAGAGACAAAACAATGATACCCATACTGAACTTCATAATAGTACAAGCGGAAGACACACCTCGATGA aagaaaacagtgaaggagaaaaaagtgaagaagaaaaatacaaaaaaatgctgcacCATTTCAAAGTTAGCAAAGAGGATCATATAGAAAGTAATTTGAACAGACAAAACGAATGGCTGATACGATTGAAGACGTGGAGAGATCGTTACCATTACTATGCAAATGTGAAGCCTGATCATTACGAGGCATATAATTTGGAGAAAGAATATTACCTTCCTGATGAACTATTTGAAACAAACTGCTTCATCCTAGCAGAGGAGAAACATCAAATGAGAATCGGATTTAAtctcgaaaaaaataactaccTTTTTGAATGCTTAAATTTATTGAGGATGATCGATTTATACATGGAATGTAGAACCAGTACATGCAACAGGCCGCtgtattttgtaaaaagcgTAATTATTACCTGCTTAAGTGTTAGCTACTCCAAACAGCTTTCTGTGGTGTATATACACGCCCTCATACGACTATGTCTATTCGAACTACGTATGGATAATACTCATACGTCTGTCTGCATTCTCCTCGAAATTTTAAGTCATTTTGAGCAGATCACAAGTTACAGAAATGTGctgggaattattttttacctttgcGGGTACTCGCTACTACACCAGCTTAACTTACAGTCGGAGCGCATGCaaagggaaggaaggaaaagggaacTGATAAGGGAATACCACCACTATGCAAATGTAAAGAGGGAAAATTGGGGCTCTTCTCAGGGGTGTAAACTGGGCAGGTCCACATTTGTGAAGAGTTTCAACACTCCTGATATTTCTCCGATTGGAAGAAGGGGGTCCCACGTTTGTaacaaggaggaggagggcgGGGATGAACGGGCTTCCGACTCCGACAGCACCAACGGGGGGGAACGCGCGATTGGCTCGGTTTCCACCCGTGAAAGAGCGAACCTGGACCGCGCACTATCTGAGCGTAGCCACCGAAGCAGTAATTATACGCCCAGCCCGCGAGTCAAGGAAAAGACCGCACCGGAAGGGTTCGCCAGAAGCGTGgagaggggaagaagtagcTGCAGGAAGGGGAGCCTCTCCAAGGGAGGCTCTGTGAAGTGTGCCAGGAAACTAATCCCGCTAGTGAAGAACCAAATTAAAATCACCGACTACTTTTCCAATGTGAAGAACGAAAAGGTGCAAGAGGCACTTTCAGACGCCGACTCAGCCATATCTGACAGTGATATTCACCTGATCAGTTCAGGAAAAAAGTGCgtaaagaaaagaaaaaaaaatgatggatTAACCGATCACGTAGTTGAGCAGAGGGAGAGGCCCCCCACGGAGACAAATTTCGAAGAGAGGAAAGAACAGATATACGACTCACTTGaacagataaataaaaagcaatttttttacttttaa
- a CDS encoding hypothetical protein (putative): MIFSPFFLILLSLFPPQWRCHFRNFEKNQGKYLSPPVVKVRKGSRVFFRLRRRGSRDAHPWGEEQSMSVCPLRRRNVCSRSERPNDRVWKQPRLNALHCVRPFPRDGVSMCKGFHKGGENNTMQWEKKYNMEKAQTMFISCKTGFNFSRRKRCAKSDSASSGRISWKIGTRLGVHRKGKLLSSGGGEKERLQDSLEQITNDENLPEDIPTVGESRSGLEMPRDSHPSEECTKTILGNILQRSYIHNYTQNEDLFRLLKGINALLSKLNVHHYGKEDEGGGVLDIHSVSTDDRNAKSAEEQIIDVHNVKRDTLSKYNNSLNESGDFFSTTDKHHGSGKHTSASSSPPDILTGRIFKTWVFPLNLMLIKSWVDKIVKSVCVDDHAEREISKDSNIFVKCENVIQKRLFFHLVCFYTRIATWRGGRRRDVILYLYREDEEEAENLYSHLKDMYAEESVSFFNYKHCIHNDKAAFIILLSYDEFFNLTLHVANKTPADLERYLNGKASCGSGCPNLFSLFSQLLGRAPRCEAAKCGEAQQTFKIFLDDFNVAYNYGQSVIEKNLYEHLFPAIDLRREHVTFYFLSRTAFPTLWFNIWLEHVHKECYSVNLQKRKNVFILHKRFILPLLDDQATAQWNSSSSERGSPKQIAKRDKEMITSSLYPLFDLATNKKRNFQNPQVEQYMSIFNKHRKEIIVEYLKRHNLYNINKLKRKDKKIKRKFNIARRFLKKKKKFDRLGNFALHKFLHEQKKKRKNILQKKCY; the protein is encoded by the exons ATGAtattctcccctttttttttaattctcttGTCTTTGTTTCCTCCCCAATGGAGATGCCATTTTCgcaattttgagaaaaaccAAGGGAAGTATTTATCCCCCCCAGTTGTCAAAGTGAGGAAGGGCTcgagagttttttttcggcTACGTAGAAGGGGTAGTAGAGATGCTCACCCAtggggagaagaacaaagTATGTCAGTATGCCCCTTAAGAAGGCGTAACGTCTGTTCACGAAGTGAAAGACCGAATGACCGTGTATGGAAGCAACCCAGGTTAAATGCCCTACATTGTGTTAGACCTTTCCCGCGGGATGGTGTCTCCATGTGCAAAGGTTttcacaaagggggggagaacaaTACGATgcagtgggaaaaaaaatacaacatgGAAAAGGCTCAAACGATGTTCATTTCGTGCAAGACAGGCTTCAATTTTTCTAGGCGAAAAAGATGTGCCAAGAGTGACAGTGCCTCAAGCGGAAGAATCAGCTGGAAGATCGGCACACGATTAGGGGTTCATAGGAAGGGGAAGCTACTCTCAtccggggggggagaaaaggagagactTCAGGACAGTCTCGAACAAATCACAAATGATGAAAACCTTCCAGAGGATATTCCCACAGTGGGAGAATCACGTAGCGGTTTGGAAATGCCCCGAGATAGTCACCCCTCCGAGGAGTGCACTAAAACGATTCTAGGAAATATTCTACAGAGAAGCTACATACATAATTACACACAAAATGAGGACCTGTTCAGGCTGTTAAAGGGAATAAACGCTCTGCTTAGCAAATTAAATGTGCACCATTACGGAAAAGAAGACGAGGGAGGGGGGGTACTAGATATCCACTCAGTGTCTACAGATGacagaaatgcaaaaagtgcagaagaacaaattattGATGTGCACAACGTGAAGAGAGATACCCTTTCTAAGTATAATAACTCCCTGAACGAGTcaggcgattttttttctacaacGGATAAACATCATGGGAGTGGTAAACACACTTCTGCGTCTTCCTCCCCTCCTGATATACTCACAGGAAGGATATTTAAAACGTGGGTGTTTCCACTCAATTTGATGCTTATCAAATCGTGGGttgataaaattgtaaaatcgGTATGTGTAGATGATCATGCTGAGAGGGAAATCTCCAAAGACAGCAACATCTTTGTTAAGTGCGAAAATGTTATCCAGAAAAGGTTGTTCTTTCATTTGGTATGTTTTTACACACGGATTGCGACGTGGAGGGGAGGACGCCGAAGGGATGTGATTCTATATCTCTACAGAGAGGACGAAGAGGAGGCAGAAAATCTCTACAGCCATTTGAAGGACATGTATGCGGAAGAGTCGGTcagcttttttaattacaagCATTGCATACATAATGACAAGGCAgcgtttataattttattatcgtATGATGAATTCTTCAACTTAACCCTACACGTTGCTAACAAAACACCTGCCGATTTGGAGAGGTACCTGAACGGAAAGGCCAGTTGTGGCTCTGGATGTCCCAAcctgttttcccttttttcgcagCTGCTTGGAAGGGCTCCCCGCTGTGAGGCAGCGAA ATGTGGCGAAGCGCAGCAAacgtttaaaatatttctggACGATTTTAACGTGGCGTACAATTATGGCCAAAGCGTGATAGAGAAAAATCTTTACGAGCACCTTTTCCCTGCGATTGACCTGCGGAGGGAGCACGTCACATTTTACTTCCTTTCGAGGACCGCTTTCCCCACGCTGTGGTTTAATATTTGGCTGGAACATGTCCACAAGGAGTGCTATTCTGTCAatctgcaaaaaaggaaaaacgtttttattttacacaaAAGGTTTATTCTGCCTCTGTTGGATGACCAGGCAACCGCGCAGTGGAACTCCAGCAGTTCGGAAAGAGGAAGCCCAAAACAAATCGCGAAAAGGGACAAGGAGATGATAACCTCAAGCTTGTATCCCCTCTTCGATCTGgcgacaaataaaaaaagaaatttccaAAACCCACAGGTGGAACAATATatgtccatttttaacaaacacagaaaagaaattattgtCGAGTATTTGAAGAGGCACAACTTGTACAACATAAATaagttaaaaaggaaagacaaaaaaataaaaagaaaatttaatatcGCTAGAcggtttttaaaaaaaaaaaaaaaatttgacagACTTGGAAATTTTGCACTACATAAATTTCTtcatgaacagaaaaaaaaaaggaagaatattcttcagaaaaaatgttattgA
- a CDS encoding microsomal signal peptidase 12 kDa subunit (putative): MGLISAIKNSIERTYVCVRRNHMDFHGQKLAFLIKNIVFTISTIVSIAVGYYKQDLALSAYIILAGTALSALLIMPTWPMYNKHNIQWQSADESMEDKKKR; encoded by the exons ATGGGTCTAATTAGCGCTATTAAAAACAGCATAGAGCGCACCTACGTGTGTGTCCGGAGGAATCACATG GATTTCCACGGTCAGAAGCTCGCATTTTTAATCAAAAATATCGTATTCACCATCAGCACAATTGTCTCCATTGCAGTCGGTTATTACAAGCAGGACTTAGCCTTGAGTGCCTACATCATTTTGGCCGGTACCGCCTTGTCTGCATTG CTAATCATGCCCACGTGGCCCATGTACAACAAGCACAACATTCAGTGGCAAAGTGCAGATGAGTCCATGGAGgataagaagaaaagataa